Proteins encoded together in one Coregonus clupeaformis isolate EN_2021a chromosome 30, ASM2061545v1, whole genome shotgun sequence window:
- the LOC121545901 gene encoding ankyrin repeat and SOCS box protein 8-like — translation MSSTMWYIMQSIQSKYSLSERLIRTIAAIRSFPHDNVEDLIRRGADVNRMHGTLKPLHCACMVADADCVELLLEKGAEVNALDGYNRTALHYAAEKDEGCVELLLEYGAQPNALDGNKDTPLHWAAFKDNPECVRALLESGACPNARDYNNDTPLSWAAMKGNLESVRVLLEYGGQVHVTNLKGQTPISRLVALLARGLGAEQEEECLELLYKAAGRFEIRRADGTLPRELSKDPQLLAKLTSMVADAPTLRALSRCAIRQSLGVRFLPTAVKELPLPESVKEYLLLRD, via the exons ATGAGCTCTACTATGTGGTACATCATGCAATCTATTCagagtaaatattccctgtcggAGCGGCTCATTCGCACCATTGCTGCCATTCGCTCTTTCCCACACGACAATGTGGAGGATCTCATTCGAAGG GGAGCTGACGTGAACCGTATGCACGGCACTCTGAAGCCCTTGCACTGTGCCTGTATGGTGGCGGATGCCGACTGTGTCGAGTTGTTGTTGGAGAAAGGAGCGGAG GTGAATGCCCTGGACGGCTACAACCGCACGGCGCTGCACTACGCAGCAGAGAAGGACGAGGGCTGTGTGGAACTCCTCCTAGAGTACGGGGCCCAGCCCAACGCATTGGACGGTAACAAGGACACCCCGCTACACTGGGCCGCCTTCAAGGATAACCCTGAGTGCGTCAGGGCTCTGCTGGAGAGCGGTGCCTGCCCCAACGCACGGGACTACAACAATGACACTCCGTTAAGCTGGGCCGCCATGAAAGGCAACCTAGAGAGTGTGAGGGTTCTGTtagaatatggaggccaggtccaTGTTACTAACCTAAAAGGCCAGACACCCATCTCTCGCCTGGTGGCACTACTTGCCAGGGGCCTGGGggcggagcaggaggaggagtgtCTGGAGCTGCTGTACAAGGCGGCGGGGAGGTTTGAGATCCGCCGGGCCGATGGTACCTTACCCAGGGAGCTCAGTAAAGATCCCCAGCTCCTGGCCAAGCTGACCAGTATGGTGGCTGACGCACCGACGCTACGCGCCCTGTCACGTTGTGCCATCAGACAGAGCCTGGGGGTGAGGTTCCTCCCCACTGCGGTCAAAGAGCTGCCTTTACCAGAGTCGGTCAAAGAGTACTTACTGCTGAGAGACTGA